A stretch of the Tannerella serpentiformis genome encodes the following:
- the lpxD gene encoding UDP-3-O-(3-hydroxymyristoyl)glucosamine N-acyltransferase, which translates to MEFTAKQIAEFLNGTIEGDVTAKVNGFSKIEEGKPGTLTFLANPKYEHYIYGTKAAIVLVNDDFHPSAPIESTLLRVPNAYAALASLLHFVEQTQTQKEGIDPSSFIAPSARVGAGGYVGHFAYIGEHSVIGRGCRIYPHAYIGDNVQIGDDTIVYPHVTIYNGCVVGSRCILHAGAVVGSDGFGFAPENGTYRKIPQLGNVVIEDEVEVGANTTIDRAVMESTTIHRGVKLDNLIQIAHNVQIGENTVMASQVGVSGSTKVGRHCMIGGQVGLGGHIHIGDGTQIGAQSGIISNIDAGSRVMGSPAMPLKTFFRSSITLRKLPDMYLEIDRLRKEVEELKKRL; encoded by the coding sequence ATGGAGTTTACAGCTAAACAGATAGCTGAGTTCCTCAACGGAACGATCGAGGGCGATGTGACAGCTAAAGTGAATGGCTTCTCAAAGATCGAGGAAGGGAAACCGGGTACCCTCACCTTCCTTGCCAACCCCAAATACGAACATTATATATATGGCACGAAGGCGGCCATCGTTCTGGTCAACGATGACTTCCATCCCTCGGCGCCCATAGAGTCCACCCTGCTGCGTGTGCCTAACGCCTACGCCGCGCTGGCCTCGCTGCTCCACTTTGTGGAACAGACCCAGACGCAAAAAGAGGGCATCGACCCCTCGTCCTTCATCGCCCCTTCGGCCCGGGTGGGCGCGGGCGGCTATGTGGGGCACTTCGCTTACATCGGTGAGCATAGCGTCATCGGCCGCGGCTGCCGCATCTATCCGCACGCTTACATCGGCGACAATGTCCAGATCGGTGACGACACGATCGTCTATCCGCACGTCACCATCTACAACGGCTGCGTCGTCGGATCCCGCTGCATCCTGCATGCAGGCGCCGTCGTCGGCTCGGACGGCTTCGGGTTCGCACCCGAAAACGGGACCTACCGCAAGATCCCACAGTTGGGCAACGTGGTCATTGAGGACGAAGTCGAAGTGGGCGCCAACACCACCATCGATCGCGCCGTGATGGAGTCCACCACCATCCATCGGGGCGTCAAGCTGGACAACCTGATTCAGATCGCACACAACGTACAGATCGGCGAGAATACCGTCATGGCCTCGCAAGTCGGTGTGTCAGGATCGACGAAGGTGGGCCGTCATTGCATGATCGGCGGGCAAGTCGGCCTGGGTGGGCACATCCACATCGGCGACGGCACCCAGATCGGCGCCCAATCGGGCATCATCAGCAACATCGACGCCGGATCGCGCGTCATGGGCTCACCCGCCATGCCCCTCAAGACCTTCTTCCGATCCAGCATCACCCTGCGCAAACTGCCAGACATGTACCTCGAGATCGACCGCCTGCGTAAGGAGGTCGAAGAGCTGAAAAAGAGATTATGA
- a CDS encoding RnfABCDGE type electron transport complex subunit D produces MDSKLIISPSPHIHGGDSISKNMYGVLIALVPAFLVSLYCFGLGALVVTLVSVASCVIFEYLIQKYLFKREPTIADGSAILTGVLLAFNLPSNLPAWIVILGALFAIGVGKMSFGGLGNNIFNPALVGRVFLLISFPAQMTTWPVAGVFPLTYTDAQTGATTLSLIHFTKDIAGFGPSAIGLTGGSLGEMSEVALLLGFAYLLYRRIITWHIPVAIIGTVAVFTTIMYLFNPTEVNNPLIHLTSGGLMLGAVFMATDYVTSPMTKRGSLIYGAGIGLLTVLIRIFGSYPEGMSFSILIWNGLTPLINTYIKPKHFGGR; encoded by the coding sequence ATGGACTCCAAACTGATCATCTCTCCGTCGCCACACATTCATGGGGGCGATTCGATAAGCAAAAACATGTACGGCGTGCTTATCGCACTGGTGCCGGCCTTCCTCGTGTCGCTTTACTGCTTCGGGTTGGGCGCACTCGTCGTGACGCTCGTATCCGTCGCCTCGTGCGTCATCTTCGAGTATCTCATTCAGAAGTACCTCTTCAAGCGCGAGCCCACCATTGCCGACGGCTCGGCCATCCTCACGGGCGTCTTGCTGGCGTTCAACCTGCCGTCCAACCTGCCCGCGTGGATCGTCATCCTGGGCGCACTCTTTGCCATCGGCGTCGGCAAGATGTCGTTCGGCGGATTGGGCAACAACATCTTCAACCCCGCGCTCGTGGGGCGTGTCTTCCTGCTCATCTCCTTCCCAGCACAGATGACGACGTGGCCCGTGGCCGGCGTCTTCCCCCTGACTTACACCGACGCGCAGACCGGTGCCACGACGCTCTCGTTGATCCATTTCACGAAAGACATTGCCGGCTTCGGCCCGTCAGCCATCGGACTGACCGGCGGTAGCCTCGGTGAGATGAGTGAGGTGGCGCTGCTCCTGGGCTTTGCCTACCTGCTCTATCGGCGTATCATCACGTGGCACATCCCCGTGGCCATCATCGGCACCGTGGCTGTGTTCACCACCATCATGTACCTCTTCAACCCGACCGAAGTCAACAACCCGCTGATCCATCTCACCTCCGGCGGACTCATGCTCGGCGCCGTCTTCATGGCCACCGACTATGTGACCTCGCCCATGACCAAGCGCGGCTCGCTGATCTATGGCGCGGGCATCGGCCTCCTGACCGTGCTCATCCGCATCTTCGGATCCTACCCCGAGGGCATGTCCTTCTCCATTCTGATCTGGAACGGCCTCACGCCGCTGATCAACACCTACATCAAACCCAAACATTTCGGAGGCAGATAA
- a CDS encoding RnfABCDGE type electron transport complex subunit G, which produces MEKIKSTFITILASLTCFCLIAGTALAVANKLTEDKIAAAKAAALQEAIKKVAPEFDNDPSAEQYRAATADGDSLTIYPAKKGGKLVGAAVETNTKKGFGGEIRIMVGFDADQKIVNYSVLEHNETPGLGSKMEEWFRTDKGKQSVLGRDMKGGALKVSKDGGEVDAITAATISSRAFLDAINRAYAAYAQGASKGDAKADGASGATQQTAADSTASTSHSK; this is translated from the coding sequence ATGGAAAAAATCAAATCCACATTCATCACCATTCTGGCGTCGCTCACGTGCTTCTGCCTCATCGCAGGCACCGCGCTGGCCGTAGCCAACAAGCTGACCGAGGATAAAATCGCCGCCGCCAAAGCAGCCGCCCTGCAAGAAGCCATTAAGAAGGTGGCGCCCGAGTTCGACAACGACCCCTCGGCCGAACAATACAGGGCCGCCACAGCCGACGGCGATTCGCTCACCATCTATCCCGCCAAGAAGGGCGGCAAGCTGGTCGGTGCCGCCGTAGAGACGAACACCAAGAAGGGCTTCGGCGGCGAGATCCGCATCATGGTCGGCTTCGACGCGGACCAGAAGATCGTCAACTACTCCGTGCTCGAGCACAACGAGACCCCCGGCCTCGGATCGAAGATGGAGGAGTGGTTCCGCACGGATAAAGGCAAGCAGAGCGTCCTCGGACGCGACATGAAGGGCGGCGCGCTGAAAGTCTCGAAAGACGGCGGCGAAGTAGACGCCATCACGGCCGCCACCATCTCCTCACGCGCCTTCCTCGACGCCATCAACCGCGCCTATGCCGCCTACGCACAAGGTGCTAGCAAGGGCGACGCCAAAGCCGACGGTGCCTCTGGCGCCACCCAACAAACGGCTGCCGATTCGACCGCCTCAACGTCTCACAGCAAATAA
- the lpxA gene encoding acyl-ACP--UDP-N-acetylglucosamine O-acyltransferase encodes MHAPTAVIHPEARIGQGVTIDPFAYIERDVVIGDGCHIYPHAVILNGARIGRDCRIFPGAVISGIPQDLKFAGEDTTAEIGDRTTIRECVTINRGTASKGRTVVGSDCLIMAYSHVAHDCVVHNHVIIGNASQIAGEVEIDDFAILSGSVLVHQFTRISQHVMIQGGSRVGKDIPPYTLIGRDPIVYCGINIVGLRRRGFSNQQVYLIQDIYRTLYTRGLNNTDALQAIETEYEPGAERDLILNFIKHSKRGIVRGSIDE; translated from the coding sequence ATGCACGCACCCACAGCCGTCATCCACCCCGAAGCCCGCATTGGCCAAGGCGTGACCATCGATCCCTTCGCATACATCGAGCGCGACGTCGTCATTGGCGACGGATGTCACATCTACCCCCACGCCGTCATCCTCAACGGTGCACGCATCGGCCGTGACTGCCGCATCTTCCCCGGAGCCGTTATCTCTGGCATCCCCCAAGACCTGAAGTTTGCGGGCGAAGACACCACCGCCGAGATTGGCGACCGCACCACCATCCGCGAATGCGTCACCATCAACCGTGGCACCGCCTCGAAAGGCCGCACCGTGGTGGGCAGCGACTGCCTGATCATGGCCTATTCGCACGTGGCACACGACTGCGTCGTACACAACCATGTGATCATCGGCAACGCCTCACAGATCGCTGGCGAGGTGGAGATCGACGACTTTGCCATCCTCAGCGGCAGCGTCCTTGTGCACCAGTTCACGCGCATCTCACAGCACGTGATGATCCAAGGTGGATCACGCGTTGGCAAAGACATCCCCCCCTACACGCTGATCGGTCGCGACCCGATCGTCTACTGCGGCATCAACATCGTTGGCCTACGTCGGCGCGGCTTCTCCAATCAGCAGGTCTACCTCATTCAGGACATCTATCGCACCCTCTACACCCGCGGCCTCAACAACACCGACGCCTTGCAGGCCATCGAAACCGAGTACGAGCCCGGTGCGGAGCGCGACCTGATCCTTAACTTCATCAAGCATTCCAAACGCGGCATCGTCCGCGGCTCCATCGATGAATAG
- a CDS encoding IS1096 element passenger TnpR family protein has translation MVYRFLLVSDEVEDFKREIQIDAEATFLDLHQAILQAVDFQPVEMSSFFICDDDWTRRTEITLVDMGAPTDADTCLMEDTRLEELLEDEHQRLIYVFDYMFDRAFYMELREIITGRTLQEAVCTRSVGDPPEQAFTEEELEKDLGKTLTPTVSATGEDFYGDSEYDDDELDREGMGGFEDGDSVGLSDLEERY, from the coding sequence ATGGTTTACCGATTCCTACTTGTTTCTGACGAAGTCGAAGACTTCAAGCGCGAGATACAAATCGACGCCGAGGCCACCTTCCTCGACCTCCATCAAGCCATCCTCCAGGCTGTCGACTTCCAGCCCGTGGAGATGAGCAGCTTCTTCATCTGCGACGACGACTGGACACGCCGCACCGAGATCACCCTCGTCGACATGGGCGCACCCACCGACGCCGACACGTGCCTCATGGAAGACACACGGCTCGAGGAGCTTCTCGAAGACGAGCACCAGCGACTCATCTACGTCTTCGACTACATGTTCGACCGCGCCTTCTACATGGAGCTTCGCGAGATCATCACCGGACGCACCCTCCAGGAGGCCGTCTGCACACGCTCTGTCGGCGATCCGCCCGAGCAAGCCTTCACCGAAGAAGAGCTCGAAAAAGATCTCGGTAAGACGCTCACCCCAACCGTCTCCGCCACCGGCGAAGACTTCTACGGCGACTCCGAGTATGACGACGACGAACTCGATCGCGAGGGCATGGGCGGCTTTGAGGATGGCGATAGCGTCGGCCTCTCCGACTTAGAAGAGCGCTATTGA
- a CDS encoding RnfABCDGE type electron transport complex subunit E, with protein MNYLKVIKNGMITENPTFALLLGMCPTLATTSSAINGMSMGLATAFVLICSNAAISAIKKLVPDEVRIPVYVVVIASFVTILQMCMQAYMPELYKSLGLFIPLIVVNCIVLGRAEAFASKNGVVASACDGIGIGVGFTLALTLLGTCRELLGTGRAFSLTLFPEHYGALLFVLAPGAFIALGYLIAIVNKLKK; from the coding sequence ATGAACTACCTCAAAGTCATCAAGAATGGGATGATCACCGAGAATCCCACCTTCGCCCTCCTCCTGGGCATGTGCCCCACGCTGGCCACCACCTCCTCGGCCATCAACGGCATGAGCATGGGCCTGGCCACCGCCTTCGTGCTCATCTGTTCCAACGCCGCCATCTCGGCCATCAAGAAGCTCGTGCCTGACGAGGTGCGCATCCCCGTCTACGTCGTCGTTATCGCCTCCTTCGTGACCATCCTCCAGATGTGCATGCAGGCCTACATGCCAGAACTCTACAAGAGCCTCGGTCTCTTCATCCCGCTGATCGTGGTGAACTGCATCGTGCTCGGTCGCGCCGAAGCCTTCGCCTCGAAAAACGGCGTCGTAGCCTCTGCTTGCGACGGCATCGGTATTGGCGTCGGCTTCACCCTCGCCCTCACCCTGCTCGGCACCTGCCGCGAGCTCCTCGGCACCGGCCGCGCCTTCTCGCTCACCCTCTTCCCCGAGCACTACGGCGCCCTGCTCTTCGTCCTTGCCCCCGGCGCCTTCATCGCCCTGGGCTACCTTATCGCCATCGTCAATAAACTGAAGAAATAA
- the miaA gene encoding tRNA (adenosine(37)-N6)-dimethylallyltransferase MiaA: MTTTTPPTLLVLLGPTGVGKTALSLRLAERLGSPILSADSRQIYRGMPIGTAAPTADERARVTHYFVDLLDLAEPYSAARYETDALALLTTLFTTHATVLLTGGSMMYIDAVCQGIDDIPTVPTDIRAAVLADYGHLGLDALLDELRQADPVHFAEVDRRNPRRVIHAVEICRTAGRPYSDFRTRTVKVRPFRILKIGLVRPREELFRRIDARVDQMMADGLLREARALYPQRHLNALNTVGYKELFQHFDGQLSLDEAVARIKRNTRVYARKQQTWFRRDPSITWFHPDDTAHILRFLDEVL, from the coding sequence TTGACAACGACGACGCCCCCCACCCTCCTCGTCCTGCTCGGCCCCACCGGCGTGGGCAAGACGGCGCTCAGCCTGCGACTGGCCGAACGCCTCGGCAGCCCCATCCTCTCGGCCGACTCCCGACAGATCTATCGCGGCATGCCCATCGGCACCGCCGCCCCCACAGCCGACGAACGCGCCCGCGTCACGCACTACTTTGTCGACCTCCTCGACCTCGCCGAACCGTACAGCGCCGCACGCTATGAAACGGACGCCCTCGCGCTCCTTACGACCCTTTTCACGACCCACGCCACCGTCCTCCTCACCGGCGGATCGATGATGTACATCGACGCCGTCTGTCAGGGCATCGACGACATCCCCACCGTACCCACCGACATCCGTGCCGCCGTCCTGGCGGACTATGGGCACCTCGGACTCGACGCCCTGCTCGACGAGCTCCGACAGGCCGACCCCGTGCACTTCGCCGAAGTCGACCGCCGCAACCCGCGTCGTGTCATCCACGCCGTCGAGATCTGCCGTACCGCCGGCCGCCCCTACTCCGACTTCCGCACGCGTACCGTCAAAGTGCGCCCCTTCCGCATCCTCAAGATCGGGCTCGTCCGCCCGCGCGAAGAGCTCTTCCGTCGCATCGACGCCCGCGTCGACCAAATGATGGCCGACGGCCTCCTCCGCGAGGCCCGCGCCCTCTACCCCCAGCGTCACCTCAACGCCCTCAACACAGTCGGTTACAAGGAGCTTTTTCAGCACTTCGACGGCCAGCTTTCGCTCGACGAGGCCGTGGCCCGCATCAAGCGCAACACCCGCGTCTACGCCCGCAAACAGCAGACCTGGTTCCGCCGCGACCCGTCCATCACCTGGTTCCACCCCGACGACACGGCGCACATCCTCCGTTTCCTCGACGAGGTGCTCTGA
- the rsxA gene encoding electron transport complex subunit RsxA yields MEYIIIFIAAVFVNNIVLSQFLGICPFLGVSKKIDTAMGMGMAVTFVLTISTIVTFLIQKYILDAFGLAYLQTIVFILIIAALVQMVEIILKKVSPALYQALGVFLPLITTNCAILGVAILVIQKDYNLPQSIVFAFSTAIGFALSLIIFAGIREQLSRLNVPAAMKGIPIALLTAGLLAMAFMGFSGIV; encoded by the coding sequence ATGGAATACATCATCATTTTCATCGCCGCCGTCTTTGTCAACAACATCGTCCTGTCGCAATTCCTCGGCATCTGCCCCTTCCTGGGCGTGTCGAAAAAGATCGACACAGCGATGGGCATGGGCATGGCCGTGACGTTCGTCCTCACCATCTCCACGATCGTCACCTTCTTGATCCAGAAATACATCCTCGACGCCTTCGGGTTGGCCTACCTACAGACCATCGTCTTCATCCTCATCATCGCCGCCTTGGTGCAGATGGTGGAGATCATCCTCAAGAAAGTCTCCCCCGCGCTCTACCAAGCCCTCGGCGTCTTCCTACCGCTGATCACGACCAACTGCGCCATCCTTGGCGTCGCCATCCTCGTTATTCAGAAGGATTACAACCTGCCGCAGTCCATCGTCTTCGCCTTTTCGACAGCCATCGGTTTCGCGCTTTCGCTCATCATCTTCGCCGGCATCCGCGAGCAGCTCTCGCGCCTGAACGTCCCCGCGGCGATGAAAGGCATCCCCATCGCGCTCCTCACCGCCGGCCTGCTGGCCATGGCCTTCATGGGCTTCTCCGGCATCGTGTGA
- a CDS encoding aldo/keto reductase, with protein METITLNNGVKMPQLGYGVYQVEPAEAERCVSDALSVGYRMVDTAQAYRNEEGVGAAVKKSGLKRDEVFIVSKVWISNYGYERARASIDDSLKCLQTDYIDLMLLHQPFCDYYGAYRALEEAYHAGKLRAIGVSNFQPNHFIDLASNVEVVPAVNQVETHVFYQQIRAKKYMDEFDTKIMSWGPLAEGRNGLFTNPTLAEIGQAHGRSVVQVALRYLTQRGVIIIPKSVRRERMAENFQIYDFKLTPDEMARIERLDTAHSLFFDHNDPETVKMFMGWRSL; from the coding sequence ATGGAAACCATCACATTGAATAATGGAGTAAAGATGCCGCAGCTGGGCTACGGCGTGTATCAGGTGGAACCGGCCGAAGCCGAACGCTGCGTGAGCGACGCCCTCAGCGTGGGCTACCGCATGGTGGATACGGCGCAGGCCTACCGTAACGAGGAGGGTGTGGGCGCGGCCGTCAAGAAGAGCGGCCTCAAGCGCGACGAGGTCTTTATCGTCAGCAAAGTGTGGATCAGCAACTATGGCTACGAGCGTGCCCGAGCCAGCATCGATGACAGTCTGAAGTGCTTACAAACGGATTACATCGACCTCATGCTGCTTCACCAGCCCTTCTGCGACTATTATGGCGCTTACCGCGCCCTCGAGGAGGCCTATCACGCGGGCAAGCTGCGCGCCATAGGCGTGAGCAATTTCCAGCCGAACCACTTCATCGACCTCGCCAGCAACGTGGAGGTAGTGCCGGCCGTAAATCAAGTGGAGACACACGTCTTCTATCAGCAGATCCGCGCCAAGAAGTACATGGACGAGTTCGACACCAAGATCATGTCATGGGGCCCACTGGCTGAGGGACGCAATGGCCTCTTCACCAACCCCACGTTGGCAGAGATCGGCCAGGCGCACGGCCGGAGCGTGGTACAAGTCGCCCTGCGTTACCTCACACAGCGCGGCGTAATCATCATTCCCAAATCTGTGCGCCGCGAACGCATGGCGGAGAACTTCCAGATCTACGACTTTAAGCTCACGCCAGACGAGATGGCACGCATCGAACGGCTCGACACCGCTCACAGTCTCTTCTTCGATCACAACGACCCGGAGACCGTGAAGATGTTCATGGGCTGGCGTAGCCTATAG
- a CDS encoding bifunctional UDP-3-O-[3-hydroxymyristoyl] N-acetylglucosamine deacetylase/3-hydroxyacyl-ACP dehydratase, with translation MQKQKTLASEFSLQGKGLHTGLDIHITFKPAPENHGYQIRRTDLEGAPIVEALAENVINTQRGTVVGKKDVQISTIEHAMAALYAWEVDNCLIEVDAPEFPILDGSAHPFSEGIRSVGLTEQNAPRDYYIVRHKMEVKDEKTGSSLTILPDDRFSMNVLIDFDSPVLSNQYATLSDLSQFADEIAASRTFVFVREIEMLLQNGLIKGGDLDNAIVIYDREMPQAELDRIADELGLPHKSVCELGYVNNKPLAYANEPARHKLLDVIGDLALIGKPIKGHIIATRPGHKINNQLAQVIRKDIKLNSIQAPVYDPNREPLMDINRIRELLPHRYPFLLVDKIIEIGGDYIVGIKNVSVNEPFFQGHFPQEPIMPGVLLVEAMAQTGGLLVLNSVDEPERYSTYFMKIDGVKFRQKVVPGDTLIFRLQLISPIRRGISTMKGYVFVGEKVVCEAEFMAQIVKNK, from the coding sequence ATGCAAAAGCAAAAGACACTCGCGTCCGAATTTTCACTGCAAGGCAAAGGCCTGCATACGGGCCTCGACATACACATCACCTTCAAACCCGCCCCTGAAAATCACGGCTACCAAATCCGACGCACCGACTTGGAGGGTGCACCCATCGTCGAAGCACTGGCTGAGAACGTGATCAACACCCAGCGTGGCACCGTGGTGGGAAAGAAGGACGTGCAGATCAGCACCATCGAACACGCTATGGCTGCGCTCTATGCCTGGGAAGTGGACAACTGCCTGATCGAAGTCGACGCCCCCGAATTCCCCATCCTTGACGGCAGCGCACACCCCTTCTCCGAGGGCATCCGTAGCGTGGGCCTCACGGAGCAAAACGCCCCCCGAGACTACTATATCGTGCGCCACAAAATGGAAGTCAAGGACGAGAAGACCGGCTCGTCGCTCACCATCCTGCCCGACGACCGGTTCAGCATGAACGTGCTGATCGACTTCGATTCGCCTGTCCTCTCCAACCAATACGCCACCCTCTCTGACCTCAGTCAGTTCGCTGACGAGATAGCGGCCTCACGCACCTTTGTCTTTGTTCGTGAGATCGAAATGCTCCTCCAAAACGGACTCATCAAGGGCGGCGACCTCGATAACGCCATCGTCATCTACGACCGCGAAATGCCGCAGGCAGAGCTCGATCGCATCGCTGACGAACTGGGTCTGCCGCACAAAAGCGTCTGCGAATTGGGCTACGTAAACAACAAGCCTCTGGCCTACGCCAACGAGCCCGCACGCCACAAACTGCTCGACGTGATTGGCGACCTCGCCCTCATCGGCAAACCCATCAAGGGCCACATCATCGCTACCCGACCGGGCCATAAGATCAACAACCAGCTGGCGCAGGTGATCCGCAAAGACATCAAGCTGAATAGCATCCAAGCCCCCGTCTACGACCCGAACCGCGAGCCGCTGATGGACATCAACCGTATCCGCGAGCTCCTGCCCCACCGTTACCCCTTCCTCTTGGTCGACAAGATCATCGAGATCGGCGGTGACTACATCGTGGGCATCAAAAACGTGAGCGTCAACGAACCCTTCTTCCAGGGCCACTTCCCACAGGAGCCGATCATGCCAGGCGTCTTGCTCGTCGAGGCTATGGCACAAACGGGTGGGCTCTTGGTGCTGAACTCCGTCGACGAACCGGAGCGTTACTCGACGTATTTCATGAAGATCGACGGCGTCAAGTTCCGCCAGAAAGTTGTCCCCGGTGATACACTCATCTTCCGCCTCCAGCTCATATCGCCCATCCGACGCGGCATCTCCACGATGAAGGGCTACGTCTTCGTCGGCGAGAAGGTGGTGTGTGAGGCAGAGTTCATGGCCCAAATCGTCAAAAACAAGTAA